A genomic stretch from Setaria viridis chromosome 1, Setaria_viridis_v4.0, whole genome shotgun sequence includes:
- the LOC117850398 gene encoding uncharacterized protein isoform X3: MASVATHSGSPPPPPPRLYRRHRAASPAGARRSAAAARGRIRSSRNLSCLVSGTAKASVSGAETSSGGEDVNAIIGAVEAVESTTPGASFLAKVAIAIGIAATVTVISLVRKQPSSGPSFSLPQIVDASTQSDAAAATLGYSFSAFGKKVIIPEYTPGWVYFCLLMAAGFGLLISEEALNVWAGISLSRTLSLDGTWQSLVNSFSANAPYIVSTVLWIYWGVCLSDMIPFFLGKLFRQTKASEGISSKIGIGKDKALSISRAVQKYGNLIGFVERFSIGVRNITAFLAGALGIPADCYFAGVCFGCLLTLPIQGHNAPWKHTMEGPDDMPAHIKSSMFGCALTIPITDGRLNTGTWQGIWLCEHRDHASPRKIVITLNGV, translated from the exons atGGCGTCGGTCGCCACGCACTCcggctcccctccgccgccgcctcctcgcctataccgccgccaccgcgcggcATCCCCTGCCGGAGCCCGGcggtccgccgccgctgcacgcGGTCGCATTAGgag TTCGCGCAACTTGTCCTGCTTGGTCTCCGGGACTGCAAAGGCATCAGTGTCCGGGGCAGAAACTTCTTCAGGTGGGGAAGATGTAAATGCGATTATTGGTGCAGTGGAAGCAGTAGAATCTACCACCCCGGGTGCTTCATTCCTTGCAAAAGTGGCAATTGCTATCGGTATTGCGGCCACGGTCACTGTAATTTCACTAGTCAGGAAGCAGCCTTCATCAGGTCCATCTTTTAGTCTGCCACAAATAGTTGATGCCTCCACGCAgtctgatgcagcagcagcaacccttGGATATTCATTTTCTGCATTTGGAAAGAAAGTCATAATTCCAGAGTACACACCAGG GTGGGTCTACTTTTGTTTGCTCATGGCTGCTGGATTTGGACTACTTATCAGTGAAGAAGCTTTAAATGTTTGG GCTGGAATTTCTTTATCACGTACACTTTCATTGGATGGAACCTGGCAATCTCTCGTTAACTCGTTCTCGGCGAATGCACCTTATATAGTTTCTACAGTGCTATGGATTTACTG GGGTGTTTGTCTCAGCGATATGATCCCGTTCTTTCTGGGGAAGCTTTTTAGACAAACTAAAGCATCTGAAGGCATAAGCAGCAAG ATTGGAATTGGCAAGGACAAAGCACTAAGCATATCACGAGCAGTCCAAAAGTACGGGAACCTAATTGGCTTTG TTGAGAGATTTTCAATTGGCGTACGGAATATCACAGCATTTCTAGCTGGCGCATTG GGTATACCAGCAGACTGTTACTTCGCCGGAGTTTGTTTCGGGTGCCTGCTTACTCTTCCTATTCAG GGCCACAATGCTCCTTGGAAGCACACTATGGAAG GACCTGATGACATGCCAGCACATATTAAATCGTCAATGTTTGGTTGTGCCCTGAC GATTCCTATAACTGATGGACGTCTCAATACGGGCACTTGGCAG GGTATATGGCTGTGCGAACACCGTGATCATGCCAGCCCTCGCAAAATTGTGATTACTCTCAACGGAGTCTAG
- the LOC117850398 gene encoding uncharacterized protein isoform X1: protein MASVATHSGSPPPPPPRLYRRHRAASPAGARRSAAAARGRIRSIYSSRNLSCLVSGTAKASVSGAETSSGGEDVNAIIGAVEAVESTTPGASFLAKVAIAIGIAATVTVISLVRKQPSSGPSFSLPQIVDASTQSDAAAATLGYSFSAFGKKVIIPEYTPGWVYFCLLMAAGFGLLISEEALNVWAGISLSRTLSLDGTWQSLVNSFSANAPYIVSTVLWIYWGVCLSDMIPFFLGKLFRQTKASEGISSKIGIGKDKALSISRAVQKYGNLIGFVERFSIGVRNITAFLAGALGIPADCYFAGVCFGCLLTLPIQGHNAPWKHTMEGPDDMPAHIKSSMFGCALTIPITDGRLNTGTWQGIWLCEHRDHASPRKIVITLNGV, encoded by the exons atGGCGTCGGTCGCCACGCACTCcggctcccctccgccgccgcctcctcgcctataccgccgccaccgcgcggcATCCCCTGCCGGAGCCCGGcggtccgccgccgctgcacgcGGTCGCATTAGgag CATATACAGTTCGCGCAACTTGTCCTGCTTGGTCTCCGGGACTGCAAAGGCATCAGTGTCCGGGGCAGAAACTTCTTCAGGTGGGGAAGATGTAAATGCGATTATTGGTGCAGTGGAAGCAGTAGAATCTACCACCCCGGGTGCTTCATTCCTTGCAAAAGTGGCAATTGCTATCGGTATTGCGGCCACGGTCACTGTAATTTCACTAGTCAGGAAGCAGCCTTCATCAGGTCCATCTTTTAGTCTGCCACAAATAGTTGATGCCTCCACGCAgtctgatgcagcagcagcaacccttGGATATTCATTTTCTGCATTTGGAAAGAAAGTCATAATTCCAGAGTACACACCAGG GTGGGTCTACTTTTGTTTGCTCATGGCTGCTGGATTTGGACTACTTATCAGTGAAGAAGCTTTAAATGTTTGG GCTGGAATTTCTTTATCACGTACACTTTCATTGGATGGAACCTGGCAATCTCTCGTTAACTCGTTCTCGGCGAATGCACCTTATATAGTTTCTACAGTGCTATGGATTTACTG GGGTGTTTGTCTCAGCGATATGATCCCGTTCTTTCTGGGGAAGCTTTTTAGACAAACTAAAGCATCTGAAGGCATAAGCAGCAAG ATTGGAATTGGCAAGGACAAAGCACTAAGCATATCACGAGCAGTCCAAAAGTACGGGAACCTAATTGGCTTTG TTGAGAGATTTTCAATTGGCGTACGGAATATCACAGCATTTCTAGCTGGCGCATTG GGTATACCAGCAGACTGTTACTTCGCCGGAGTTTGTTTCGGGTGCCTGCTTACTCTTCCTATTCAG GGCCACAATGCTCCTTGGAAGCACACTATGGAAG GACCTGATGACATGCCAGCACATATTAAATCGTCAATGTTTGGTTGTGCCCTGAC GATTCCTATAACTGATGGACGTCTCAATACGGGCACTTGGCAG GGTATATGGCTGTGCGAACACCGTGATCATGCCAGCCCTCGCAAAATTGTGATTACTCTCAACGGAGTCTAG
- the LOC117850398 gene encoding uncharacterized protein isoform X2 produces the protein MASVATHSGSPPPPPPRLYRRHRAASPAGARRSAAAARGRIRSIYSSRNLSCLVSGTAKASVSGAETSSGGEDVNAIIGAVEAVESTTPGASFLAKVAIAIGIAATVTVISLVRKQPSSGPSFSLPQIVDASTQSDAAAATLGYSFSAFGKKVIIPEYTPGWVYFCLLMAAGFGLLISEEALNVWAGISLSRTLSLDGTWQSLVNSFSANAPYIVSTVLWIYWGVCLSDMIPFFLGKLFRQTKASEGISSKIGIGKDKALSISRAVQKYGNLIGFVERFSIGVRNITAFLAGALGIPADCYFAGVCFGCLLTLPIQLFRRDTGGPEAHIAPPPRSCCLFAAVSAPNQATTSAVRSRPLAPAPALIAPRSMAANFFSSYLNGHN, from the exons atGGCGTCGGTCGCCACGCACTCcggctcccctccgccgccgcctcctcgcctataccgccgccaccgcgcggcATCCCCTGCCGGAGCCCGGcggtccgccgccgctgcacgcGGTCGCATTAGgag CATATACAGTTCGCGCAACTTGTCCTGCTTGGTCTCCGGGACTGCAAAGGCATCAGTGTCCGGGGCAGAAACTTCTTCAGGTGGGGAAGATGTAAATGCGATTATTGGTGCAGTGGAAGCAGTAGAATCTACCACCCCGGGTGCTTCATTCCTTGCAAAAGTGGCAATTGCTATCGGTATTGCGGCCACGGTCACTGTAATTTCACTAGTCAGGAAGCAGCCTTCATCAGGTCCATCTTTTAGTCTGCCACAAATAGTTGATGCCTCCACGCAgtctgatgcagcagcagcaacccttGGATATTCATTTTCTGCATTTGGAAAGAAAGTCATAATTCCAGAGTACACACCAGG GTGGGTCTACTTTTGTTTGCTCATGGCTGCTGGATTTGGACTACTTATCAGTGAAGAAGCTTTAAATGTTTGG GCTGGAATTTCTTTATCACGTACACTTTCATTGGATGGAACCTGGCAATCTCTCGTTAACTCGTTCTCGGCGAATGCACCTTATATAGTTTCTACAGTGCTATGGATTTACTG GGGTGTTTGTCTCAGCGATATGATCCCGTTCTTTCTGGGGAAGCTTTTTAGACAAACTAAAGCATCTGAAGGCATAAGCAGCAAG ATTGGAATTGGCAAGGACAAAGCACTAAGCATATCACGAGCAGTCCAAAAGTACGGGAACCTAATTGGCTTTG TTGAGAGATTTTCAATTGGCGTACGGAATATCACAGCATTTCTAGCTGGCGCATTG GGTATACCAGCAGACTGTTACTTCGCCGGAGTTTGTTTCGGGTGCCTGCTTACTCTTCCTATTCAG TTGTTCCGCCGCGACACGGGGGGCCCAGAAGCCCACATCGCCCCACCTCCTCGCTCCTGTTGCCTCTTCGCCGCCGTGAGTGCCCCCAATCAGGCAACCACCAGTGCCGTCCGGTCCCGTCCtctcgcccccgcccccgccctcaTCGCGCCCCGCTCCATGGCCGCCAATTTTTTCTCTTCTTATTTAAATGGTCACAATTGA
- the LOC117850398 gene encoding uncharacterized protein isoform X4: MASVATHSGSPPPPPPRLYRRHRAASPAGARRSAAAARGRIRSIYSSRNLSCLVSGTAKASVSGAETSSGGEDVNAIIGAVEAVESTTPGASFLAKVAIAIGIAATVTVISLVRKQPSSGPSFSLPQIVDASTQSDAAAATLGYSFSAFGKKVIIPEYTPGWVYFCLLMAAGFGLLISEEALNVWAGISLSRTLSLDGTWQSLVNSFSANAPYIVSTVLWIYWGVCLSDMIPFFLGKLFRQTKASEGISSKIGIGKDKALSISRAVQKYGNLIGFVERFSIGVRNITAFLAGALGIPADCYFAGVCFGCLLTLPIQLALGFVLRERPVIALASVAAAVGICTAFPYAAAACTALFFYLRRPDSSS, from the exons atGGCGTCGGTCGCCACGCACTCcggctcccctccgccgccgcctcctcgcctataccgccgccaccgcgcggcATCCCCTGCCGGAGCCCGGcggtccgccgccgctgcacgcGGTCGCATTAGgag CATATACAGTTCGCGCAACTTGTCCTGCTTGGTCTCCGGGACTGCAAAGGCATCAGTGTCCGGGGCAGAAACTTCTTCAGGTGGGGAAGATGTAAATGCGATTATTGGTGCAGTGGAAGCAGTAGAATCTACCACCCCGGGTGCTTCATTCCTTGCAAAAGTGGCAATTGCTATCGGTATTGCGGCCACGGTCACTGTAATTTCACTAGTCAGGAAGCAGCCTTCATCAGGTCCATCTTTTAGTCTGCCACAAATAGTTGATGCCTCCACGCAgtctgatgcagcagcagcaacccttGGATATTCATTTTCTGCATTTGGAAAGAAAGTCATAATTCCAGAGTACACACCAGG GTGGGTCTACTTTTGTTTGCTCATGGCTGCTGGATTTGGACTACTTATCAGTGAAGAAGCTTTAAATGTTTGG GCTGGAATTTCTTTATCACGTACACTTTCATTGGATGGAACCTGGCAATCTCTCGTTAACTCGTTCTCGGCGAATGCACCTTATATAGTTTCTACAGTGCTATGGATTTACTG GGGTGTTTGTCTCAGCGATATGATCCCGTTCTTTCTGGGGAAGCTTTTTAGACAAACTAAAGCATCTGAAGGCATAAGCAGCAAG ATTGGAATTGGCAAGGACAAAGCACTAAGCATATCACGAGCAGTCCAAAAGTACGGGAACCTAATTGGCTTTG TTGAGAGATTTTCAATTGGCGTACGGAATATCACAGCATTTCTAGCTGGCGCATTG GGTATACCAGCAGACTGTTACTTCGCCGGAGTTTGTTTCGGGTGCCTGCTTACTCTTCCTATTCAG TTAGCACTTGGGTTTGTCCTCCGTGAAAGGCCTGTCATCGCTCTGGCAAGCGTCGCAGCTGCCGTG GGCATCTGCACGGCGTTCCCTTACGCAGCCGCGGCGTGCACGGctctcttcttctacctccgCCGGCCCGACTCCAGCAGCTGA
- the LOC117850398 gene encoding uncharacterized protein isoform X5: MASVATHSGSPPPPPPRLYRRHRAASPAGARRSAAAARGRIRSSRNLSCLVSGTAKASVSGAETSSGGEDVNAIIGAVEAVESTTPGASFLAKVAIAIGIAATVTVISLVRKQPSSGPSFSLPQIVDASTQSDAAAATLGYSFSAFGKKVIIPEYTPGWVYFCLLMAAGFGLLISEEALNVWAGISLSRTLSLDGTWQSLVNSFSANAPYIVSTVLWIYWGVCLSDMIPFFLGKLFRQTKASEGISSKIGIGKDKALSISRAVQKYGNLIGFVERFSIGVRNITAFLAGALGIPADCYFAGVCFGCLLTLPIQLALGFVLRERPVIALASVAAAVGICTAFPYAAAACTALFFYLRRPDSSS, encoded by the exons atGGCGTCGGTCGCCACGCACTCcggctcccctccgccgccgcctcctcgcctataccgccgccaccgcgcggcATCCCCTGCCGGAGCCCGGcggtccgccgccgctgcacgcGGTCGCATTAGgag TTCGCGCAACTTGTCCTGCTTGGTCTCCGGGACTGCAAAGGCATCAGTGTCCGGGGCAGAAACTTCTTCAGGTGGGGAAGATGTAAATGCGATTATTGGTGCAGTGGAAGCAGTAGAATCTACCACCCCGGGTGCTTCATTCCTTGCAAAAGTGGCAATTGCTATCGGTATTGCGGCCACGGTCACTGTAATTTCACTAGTCAGGAAGCAGCCTTCATCAGGTCCATCTTTTAGTCTGCCACAAATAGTTGATGCCTCCACGCAgtctgatgcagcagcagcaacccttGGATATTCATTTTCTGCATTTGGAAAGAAAGTCATAATTCCAGAGTACACACCAGG GTGGGTCTACTTTTGTTTGCTCATGGCTGCTGGATTTGGACTACTTATCAGTGAAGAAGCTTTAAATGTTTGG GCTGGAATTTCTTTATCACGTACACTTTCATTGGATGGAACCTGGCAATCTCTCGTTAACTCGTTCTCGGCGAATGCACCTTATATAGTTTCTACAGTGCTATGGATTTACTG GGGTGTTTGTCTCAGCGATATGATCCCGTTCTTTCTGGGGAAGCTTTTTAGACAAACTAAAGCATCTGAAGGCATAAGCAGCAAG ATTGGAATTGGCAAGGACAAAGCACTAAGCATATCACGAGCAGTCCAAAAGTACGGGAACCTAATTGGCTTTG TTGAGAGATTTTCAATTGGCGTACGGAATATCACAGCATTTCTAGCTGGCGCATTG GGTATACCAGCAGACTGTTACTTCGCCGGAGTTTGTTTCGGGTGCCTGCTTACTCTTCCTATTCAG TTAGCACTTGGGTTTGTCCTCCGTGAAAGGCCTGTCATCGCTCTGGCAAGCGTCGCAGCTGCCGTG GGCATCTGCACGGCGTTCCCTTACGCAGCCGCGGCGTGCACGGctctcttcttctacctccgCCGGCCCGACTCCAGCAGCTGA